The Geothrix sp. genome has a window encoding:
- the kdsA gene encoding 3-deoxy-8-phosphooctulonate synthase, whose amino-acid sequence MDFARPFTDQSFFLIAGPCVIESREHAHLMASSLRDLAEARGIPFIYKSSFDKANRTSRESHRGPGMEGGLDILAEIRSRYGVPVLTDVHESDQCAPAAQAVDVLQIPAFLCRQTDLLLAAAATGRTVNLKKGQFLAPWDLKHGVEKLQSVPGHGPVWVTERGSSFGYGNLVVDFQSFPHLRKTGCPVVFDATHSVQKPGALGHATGGAREMIPSLARAAATAVDGFFFEVHDCPEKAWSDGPNAMRLEQFGALLDELLILWRAGRAAVLQDAAGK is encoded by the coding sequence ATGGACTTTGCCCGACCCTTCACCGACCAGAGCTTCTTCCTCATCGCCGGGCCCTGCGTCATCGAGAGCCGGGAGCATGCCCACCTGATGGCCTCCAGCCTGCGGGACCTGGCCGAGGCCCGGGGCATCCCCTTCATCTACAAATCCAGCTTCGACAAGGCCAACCGCACCAGCCGGGAGAGCCACCGCGGGCCTGGTATGGAAGGCGGCCTCGACATCCTCGCCGAGATCCGCAGCCGCTACGGGGTGCCCGTGCTGACCGATGTGCACGAAAGCGACCAGTGCGCCCCGGCGGCCCAGGCCGTGGATGTCCTCCAGATCCCCGCCTTCCTCTGCCGCCAGACGGATCTGCTCCTCGCCGCCGCCGCCACGGGCCGCACCGTCAACCTGAAGAAGGGTCAGTTCCTCGCGCCCTGGGACCTCAAGCACGGCGTGGAGAAGCTCCAGTCCGTGCCGGGCCACGGCCCCGTGTGGGTGACCGAGCGGGGCTCCAGCTTCGGCTACGGCAACCTGGTGGTGGACTTCCAGAGCTTCCCGCACCTGCGCAAGACCGGCTGCCCCGTGGTCTTCGATGCCACGCACAGCGTGCAGAAACCCGGGGCCCTGGGCCATGCCACCGGCGGGGCCCGGGAGATGATCCCCAGCCTGGCCCGGGCCGCCGCCACGGCCGTGGACGGCTTCTTCTTTGAAGTGCATGACTGCCCCGAGAAGGCCTGGAGCGACGGGCCGAACGCCATGCGGCTGGAGCAGTTCGGCGCCCTGCTGGACGAGCTGCTCATCCTGTGGAGGGCGGGCCGGGCCGCGGTGCTGCAGGATGCCGCGGGCAAGTGA
- a CDS encoding GNAT family protein yields MAEVLKAAIGLELRPLNLRDAPALFALVDANRDRLRRWLPWPDANQSPADSRAYILKMRAQVRAGIGQSFGLWWKGGLVGVAGFNWIDAANRSAAIGYWLTGAAEGRGLMTAAVAALLRHGFRTLKLNRIEIRAGVWNRRSRAIPKRLGFRHEGTLRQAEHLADRTVDHAVYGLLASEWRRR; encoded by the coding sequence ATGGCCGAGGTGCTGAAGGCCGCGATTGGCCTGGAGCTGCGCCCCTTGAACCTCCGCGACGCCCCGGCCCTGTTCGCTCTGGTGGACGCCAACCGCGACCGGCTGCGCCGCTGGCTGCCCTGGCCCGACGCCAATCAGTCGCCCGCGGACTCCCGGGCCTACATCCTGAAGATGCGCGCCCAGGTGCGGGCGGGGATCGGCCAGTCCTTCGGCCTCTGGTGGAAAGGCGGGCTCGTGGGCGTTGCGGGCTTCAACTGGATCGACGCCGCCAACCGCAGTGCCGCCATCGGGTACTGGCTGACGGGGGCGGCCGAAGGGCGGGGCCTGATGACCGCCGCCGTGGCGGCCCTGCTCCGCCATGGCTTCCGCACCTTGAAGCTCAACCGCATCGAGATCCGCGCCGGGGTCTGGAACCGCCGCAGCCGCGCCATCCCCAAGCGCCTGGGTTTCCGCCACGAAGGCACCCTGCGCCAGGCGGAGCACTTGGCGGACCGCACCGTGGACCACGCCGTGTACGGGCTGCTGGCCTCGGAATGGCGCCGGCGCTAA
- a CDS encoding bifunctional 5,10-methylenetetrahydrofolate dehydrogenase/5,10-methenyltetrahydrofolate cyclohydrolase — MPTALTGKLNCQETARHYLELVRSNVKKLGFSPGLGVILGSHDPGSVTYQRWLMKDCEDLGIAAADLRVENGMQLVKLIARLNQDEKTHGVFIFYPLRYPEIKDDEVMDLVDPSKDIEGLHAINIGFLTKYRKRLDDGSQHRCMTPCTARAIVKTLKRGFGDHWLAGKTVLVINDSLRIGRPLTAMVANLKGTPILCHAATNQTHLEGFIRMADVIVSAVPAPGYQIRTDWIKDGALCFDLSGDGNFDYEALDRRGIPYTDTTKNSVGKVTRAMALLNLTYAAGVE, encoded by the coding sequence ATGCCCACCGCCCTTACGGGAAAGCTCAACTGCCAGGAAACCGCCCGGCACTACCTGGAGTTGGTGCGTTCCAATGTGAAGAAGCTGGGCTTCTCGCCGGGCCTGGGGGTCATCCTCGGCAGCCACGACCCCGGCAGCGTCACCTATCAGCGCTGGCTCATGAAGGACTGCGAGGACCTGGGCATCGCCGCGGCGGACCTGCGGGTGGAGAACGGCATGCAGCTGGTGAAGCTCATCGCCCGCCTCAACCAGGATGAGAAGACCCACGGCGTGTTCATCTTCTATCCCCTGCGCTATCCCGAGATCAAGGACGACGAGGTGATGGATCTGGTGGACCCCAGCAAGGACATCGAGGGCCTGCACGCCATCAACATCGGCTTCCTGACCAAGTACCGGAAGCGCCTGGATGACGGATCACAGCACCGGTGCATGACGCCGTGCACCGCCCGGGCCATCGTGAAGACCCTCAAGCGGGGCTTCGGCGACCACTGGCTGGCGGGCAAGACCGTGCTCGTCATCAACGACAGCCTGCGCATTGGCCGCCCCCTGACGGCCATGGTGGCCAACCTGAAGGGCACGCCCATCCTCTGCCACGCCGCCACCAACCAGACGCACCTGGAAGGCTTCATCCGCATGGCTGATGTCATCGTGAGCGCCGTGCCGGCGCCCGGGTACCAGATCCGCACGGACTGGATCAAGGATGGGGCCCTCTGCTTCGACCTCAGCGGCGATGGGAACTTCGACTACGAGGCCCTGGACCGCCGGGGCATCCCTTATACCGACACCACCAAGAACAGCGTGGGCAAGGTCACCCGCGCCATGGCCCTGCTCAACCTCACCTACGCGGCGGGCGTGGAGTAG
- the nth gene encoding endonuclease III, which produces MRPPRPDPAELQRRLRAAYPDAHCALDHADPFQLVVATILSAQCTDARVNLTTPALFVRYPDAAALAEARPAELETLIRSTGFYHNKAKNLIGLGQALMARHGGVVPSDPAALGALPGVGQKTANVVLANAFGVPALAVDTHIFRVARRLGLSKAATPEKVEADLCRLFPREDWIELHHQLIFHGRRVCDARRPDCGACPLLDLCPTGQGQMKDPHLGVRLAPPAASPQPSALRVQGAETGTMAPVEGPLRIISLVPSVTELLVQWGLATRIAGRTRYCIEPRWIRNTVPAVGGTKDPDLDRIRDLAPDLVILERDENPKGVADALTALGIPWLALEIRTLKDCAAAWRELGRRLGVPEAGEARAAVLEASLKGRRRKGPRALALIWREPWMSSGPDTYLADLLRQGGFTPAGPDRYPVLSDDDLAALAPELILLPTEPYPFNRRHQSELQKRFPAATVRLVDGQALTWYLSRTEAGLDLVRSFR; this is translated from the coding sequence ATGCGCCCGCCCAGACCCGACCCCGCCGAGCTTCAGCGCCGGCTCCGTGCCGCCTACCCCGATGCCCACTGCGCCTTGGATCACGCCGATCCGTTCCAGCTGGTGGTGGCCACCATCCTGAGTGCCCAGTGCACGGATGCCCGCGTGAACCTCACCACACCCGCCCTCTTCGTCCGCTATCCCGACGCGGCCGCCCTGGCCGAGGCGCGCCCGGCGGAGCTGGAAACCCTCATCAGATCCACGGGCTTCTACCACAACAAGGCGAAGAACCTCATCGGCCTGGGACAGGCCCTGATGGCCCGCCACGGCGGCGTGGTGCCCTCGGATCCCGCGGCCCTCGGGGCCCTCCCGGGCGTGGGCCAAAAGACCGCCAATGTCGTGCTGGCCAACGCTTTCGGGGTGCCCGCCCTGGCCGTGGATACCCACATCTTCCGCGTGGCCCGGCGCCTGGGGCTGTCCAAGGCCGCCACCCCCGAGAAGGTGGAAGCGGATCTTTGCCGCCTCTTCCCGCGGGAGGACTGGATCGAGCTCCACCACCAGCTCATCTTCCACGGCCGCCGGGTGTGCGATGCCCGGAGGCCGGACTGCGGGGCCTGCCCCCTCCTGGACCTCTGCCCCACGGGACAAGGGCAGATGAAGGATCCGCACCTGGGAGTCCGGCTGGCTCCGCCGGCCGCCAGTCCTCAGCCTTCCGCCCTCCGTGTTCAGGGAGCAGAAACCGGCACGATGGCTCCCGTGGAGGGCCCCCTGCGCATCATCAGCCTGGTCCCCTCCGTCACGGAGCTGCTGGTGCAATGGGGCCTGGCGACGCGGATTGCAGGCCGCACCCGCTACTGCATCGAGCCCCGGTGGATCCGCAACACCGTTCCCGCCGTGGGCGGCACCAAGGATCCCGACCTGGACCGCATCCGGGACCTCGCCCCGGACCTGGTGATCCTTGAGCGGGATGAGAACCCCAAAGGGGTTGCCGACGCCCTCACGGCCCTGGGCATCCCCTGGCTGGCCCTGGAGATCCGCACGCTGAAGGACTGCGCCGCGGCCTGGCGCGAGCTCGGAAGGCGGCTGGGCGTTCCCGAGGCCGGGGAGGCCCGCGCCGCGGTCCTGGAGGCCTCCCTCAAAGGCCGCCGCCGCAAGGGCCCCCGCGCCCTCGCCCTCATCTGGAGAGAGCCCTGGATGAGCTCAGGGCCCGACACCTACCTGGCCGACCTGCTGCGCCAGGGGGGATTCACGCCCGCGGGGCCGGACCGCTATCCCGTGCTGTCCGATGACGATCTGGCGGCCCTGGCCCCGGAGCTCATCCTGCTGCCCACGGAGCCCTACCCCTTCAACCGCCGCCATCAGTCGGAACTGCAGAAACGGTTCCCGGCGGCCACCGTGCGGCTCGTGGATGGTCAGGCCCTGACCTGGTACCTGAGCCGCACCGAGGCGGGGCTCGACCTGGTGCGGAGCTTCCGGTAG
- a CDS encoding TlpA disulfide reductase family protein produces the protein MPRLLCSLLLASLGLSAQGIYKNANSPTDPICPRVSREKTALNYGAAAPGTTGGQVGADSTGLLSYQQGRQFFPQGQRKSVAAFAAYDAKGKGTSVAALKGRIVLVGLWSVRCDPSAKMLMEFASLYPKRDQFGFDILAVNFDENQQDGGGIQGGWRAINTFMAKNRQFFEASKMPVYTPGLGKEGPSNFMDIVHSLPALFVIDREGNLAQLHIGYKDGFVGEAIQWALRERPLPPAPPAVPATEPVKP, from the coding sequence ATGCCGCGCCTGCTCTGCAGCCTTCTCCTGGCGTCCCTGGGCCTGAGCGCCCAGGGCATCTACAAGAACGCCAACTCGCCCACCGATCCCATCTGTCCGAGGGTGAGCCGGGAAAAGACGGCCCTCAACTACGGAGCCGCGGCTCCGGGCACCACCGGCGGCCAGGTCGGCGCCGACAGCACGGGCCTCCTCTCCTACCAGCAGGGCCGCCAGTTCTTCCCCCAGGGTCAGCGCAAGTCCGTGGCCGCCTTCGCCGCCTACGACGCCAAGGGCAAGGGCACCTCCGTGGCCGCCCTGAAGGGGAGGATCGTCCTCGTCGGCCTCTGGAGCGTCCGCTGTGATCCCTCCGCGAAGATGCTCATGGAGTTCGCCTCGCTCTACCCCAAGCGCGATCAGTTCGGCTTCGACATCCTCGCCGTGAACTTCGACGAGAACCAGCAGGACGGCGGCGGCATCCAGGGCGGGTGGCGCGCCATCAACACCTTCATGGCCAAGAACCGCCAGTTCTTCGAGGCGTCGAAGATGCCCGTCTACACGCCCGGCCTCGGCAAGGAGGGCCCCTCCAACTTCATGGACATCGTCCATTCCCTCCCGGCCCTGTTCGTCATCGACCGCGAAGGGAACCTGGCCCAACTCCACATCGGCTACAAGGACGGCTTCGTGGGCGAGGCCATCCAGTGGGCCCTGCGGGAGCGGCCCCTGCCCCCGGCTCCCCCAGCAGTCCCAGCGACGGAACCCGTCAAACCCTGA
- a CDS encoding TlpA disulfide reductase family protein — protein sequence MPLPLICLMTALPALQAPAPATGAQAVLEAARAKARSVTAARTAHIQAGKNTKDFRGDCAKELADLQARLASETQAEVREALLVSTLFHLQLAKTEPTAALLAQVQKEVPPTAAAWSLDPGLLTTRAAADPKGWNAYVAEARAKHADAGLRRTLLFDHFLGRLEAGDEAGWKAAFKAIRVQFPDGPLVQRAQAFLDAEAKTGLGRPAPAFSLKALDQPKVTYGLETFKGKFVLIDFWATWCPDCRVEMPGLHAAWAKFKAKPFEILSLSFDRRVEHIAPYRQLAASPMPWKHAFIEGGFQSPVAATYGVMSIPKALLIGPDGKIVASGAQLRGEQLEKTLAKFLGD from the coding sequence ATGCCCCTGCCCCTGATCTGCCTGATGACGGCCCTGCCCGCGCTGCAGGCGCCGGCTCCCGCGACCGGGGCCCAGGCCGTGCTCGAGGCGGCCCGCGCCAAGGCCAGGTCGGTGACGGCGGCGCGCACCGCCCACATCCAGGCCGGGAAGAACACCAAGGATTTCCGTGGTGACTGCGCGAAGGAGCTGGCGGACCTCCAGGCGCGCCTCGCCAGTGAAACGCAGGCCGAGGTGCGCGAAGCCCTGTTGGTGAGCACCCTCTTCCACCTGCAGCTGGCCAAGACGGAACCCACCGCGGCCCTCCTGGCCCAGGTCCAGAAGGAAGTGCCTCCCACCGCCGCCGCCTGGAGCCTGGATCCCGGCCTGCTCACAACCCGCGCCGCGGCCGATCCCAAGGGCTGGAACGCCTATGTGGCCGAGGCCCGCGCCAAGCATGCCGACGCGGGACTGCGCCGGACCCTGCTCTTCGACCACTTCCTCGGGCGGCTGGAAGCCGGCGACGAGGCCGGCTGGAAGGCGGCCTTCAAGGCCATCCGCGTCCAGTTCCCGGACGGCCCCCTGGTTCAGAGGGCCCAGGCCTTCCTGGATGCCGAGGCCAAGACCGGCCTGGGCCGTCCCGCCCCGGCCTTCAGCCTGAAGGCCCTGGATCAGCCGAAGGTCACCTATGGGCTGGAGACCTTCAAGGGCAAGTTCGTGCTCATCGACTTCTGGGCCACCTGGTGCCCGGACTGCCGCGTCGAGATGCCCGGCCTGCACGCGGCCTGGGCGAAGTTCAAGGCCAAGCCCTTCGAGATCCTGTCCTTGTCCTTCGACCGCAGGGTCGAACACATCGCCCCCTACCGCCAGCTGGCGGCGAGCCCCATGCCCTGGAAGCACGCCTTCATCGAGGGGGGGTTCCAGAGCCCCGTGGCCGCCACCTACGGCGTGATGAGCATCCCCAAGGCCCTGCTCATCGGCCCCGACGGAAAGATCGTGGCCAGCGGCGCCCAGCTGCGCGGCGAGCAGTTGGAGAAGACCCTGGCGAAGTTCCTGGGGGACTGA
- a CDS encoding cytochrome c biogenesis protein CcdA: MRSLKTLLMSLLLALTAWAQRADPAFDPVRQVDLTFQKGAVVLTVPPGAHLKAAFMEVVKKGGPGTLQAGPVPPTQAKDEIGDGIWHGTVRIPVRGEGLRGTVTLAVTYQPCTEGEGGVCFPPTTRTLEVKASEIPAGAPAVVSPEKPVAPPVEEKAEEAPKAVAADPVVAPAPATGQEHSGLVWSLLLVFLAGMGASLTPCVYPMIPITMAIVGAKGGGKARGFALSAVLVLGMAVTYTTLGVLAAKSGAAFGAFAQKPAFLVPVSLLFAAFALSLFGAFEIALPPSLAMKLQGDGSRKGFGGAFLMGLVLGPLSAPCVGPVIGAVLVGIAQQGVVWLGGLQLFVFALGMGVLFLAVGTFSAGLPKSGEWLTRFKQGMGLVVLGFAAWNVRLVVPGWLNFALWTVVMLAGAAVFGAFEAAAGLVGQLRKGFALLLLALALLLGVRTVETFLGVDLLPKGSAVVAKEEHAGWLEQDLEGALARAKAEQKVVLVDIYADWCAQCKELDEKTWPDPALKAWIAQHAIPIRIDTDAKRKDLAAKLQIRSYPTVLLLDAEGKELRRILGFQKPGTIQAWLEGK, from the coding sequence ATGCGGAGCCTGAAGACGCTGCTGATGAGCCTGCTGCTGGCCTTGACGGCCTGGGCCCAGAGGGCGGACCCGGCCTTCGATCCGGTGAGGCAGGTGGACCTCACCTTCCAGAAGGGCGCGGTGGTGCTGACGGTGCCGCCCGGTGCGCACCTGAAAGCGGCCTTCATGGAAGTGGTGAAGAAGGGAGGCCCCGGCACCCTCCAGGCGGGCCCCGTGCCGCCGACCCAGGCGAAAGATGAGATCGGCGACGGCATCTGGCATGGCACGGTGCGGATTCCTGTGCGCGGCGAAGGCCTCCGCGGCACCGTGACGCTGGCCGTGACCTACCAGCCCTGCACCGAGGGCGAGGGCGGGGTCTGCTTCCCGCCCACCACGCGAACGCTCGAGGTGAAAGCGTCCGAGATTCCTGCTGGCGCCCCTGCGGTCGTTTCACCGGAGAAGCCGGTGGCTCCTCCGGTCGAAGAAAAGGCTGAGGAAGCACCGAAGGCGGTCGCCGCCGATCCGGTGGTGGCGCCGGCGCCTGCGACCGGGCAGGAGCACTCGGGTCTGGTCTGGTCTCTGCTCCTGGTCTTCCTGGCCGGCATGGGCGCCTCCCTGACGCCCTGCGTGTATCCGATGATTCCCATCACCATGGCCATCGTGGGGGCGAAGGGCGGCGGCAAGGCCCGGGGCTTCGCATTGTCGGCGGTGCTGGTGCTGGGCATGGCGGTGACCTACACCACGCTGGGCGTACTGGCCGCCAAGAGTGGGGCAGCCTTCGGCGCCTTCGCCCAGAAGCCGGCCTTCCTGGTGCCGGTATCGCTGCTGTTCGCGGCCTTCGCGCTTTCGCTCTTCGGCGCCTTCGAGATCGCCCTGCCGCCGAGCCTGGCCATGAAGCTCCAGGGTGACGGTTCCCGCAAGGGCTTCGGCGGGGCCTTCCTCATGGGCCTGGTGCTGGGACCGCTGTCGGCGCCCTGCGTGGGGCCGGTCATCGGCGCCGTGCTGGTGGGGATCGCCCAGCAGGGGGTCGTGTGGCTGGGCGGCCTGCAGCTCTTCGTCTTCGCCCTGGGCATGGGTGTGCTGTTCCTGGCCGTGGGCACCTTCTCGGCGGGCCTTCCCAAGAGCGGCGAGTGGCTCACGCGCTTCAAGCAGGGCATGGGGCTCGTGGTGCTGGGCTTCGCGGCCTGGAATGTGCGGCTCGTGGTTCCGGGCTGGCTGAACTTCGCCCTGTGGACCGTGGTGATGCTGGCGGGTGCGGCGGTCTTCGGCGCCTTTGAGGCGGCCGCGGGCCTGGTGGGACAGCTGCGGAAGGGCTTCGCGCTGCTGCTGCTGGCCCTGGCCCTGCTGCTGGGCGTGCGGACCGTGGAGACCTTCCTGGGGGTGGACCTGCTGCCCAAGGGCAGTGCGGTGGTGGCGAAAGAGGAGCATGCCGGCTGGCTGGAGCAGGATCTTGAAGGCGCGCTGGCCAGGGCCAAGGCCGAGCAGAAGGTGGTGCTGGTGGACATCTACGCGGACTGGTGCGCCCAGTGCAAGGAGTTGGACGAGAAGACCTGGCCGGATCCGGCCCTGAAGGCCTGGATCGCGCAACACGCCATCCCCATCCGCATCGACACCGACGCCAAGCGGAAGGACCTGGCGGCGAAGCTGCAGATCCGCAGCTACCCGACGGTGCTCCTGCTGGATGCCGAGGGCAAGGAACTGCGCCGCATCCTGGGCTTCCAGAAGCCCGGGACCATCCAGGCCTGGCTCGAGGGAAAATGA
- the bfr gene encoding bacterioferritin, with protein MQGDATLIQHLNRLLRNELTAINQYFLHARMCRNWGLKELGEHEYKESIDEMKHADRLLERILFLEGLPNMQDLHKLRIGQNPKEVLTGDLALEMDAMKDLRETIAYAEGIRDYVSRDLAREILASEEEHVDWLETQLDLIEQMGLPNFVQRAAGGLS; from the coding sequence ATGCAAGGCGATGCAACCCTCATCCAGCACTTGAACCGGCTCCTCCGCAACGAACTCACGGCCATCAACCAGTACTTCCTGCATGCGCGCATGTGTCGCAACTGGGGCCTGAAGGAGCTGGGCGAGCACGAGTACAAGGAATCCATCGACGAGATGAAGCATGCGGATCGGCTCCTGGAGCGGATCCTCTTCCTGGAAGGCCTGCCGAACATGCAGGACCTCCACAAGCTCCGCATCGGGCAGAACCCCAAGGAAGTGCTGACGGGCGATCTGGCGCTGGAGATGGACGCCATGAAGGACCTGCGGGAGACCATCGCCTACGCCGAGGGCATCCGGGACTATGTGAGCCGGGACCTCGCCCGCGAGATCCTCGCCAGCGAAGAGGAGCATGTGGACTGGCTGGAGACGCAGCTGGACCTCATCGAGCAGATGGGTCTGCCGAACTTCGTCCAGCGCGCCGCCGGCGGGCTCTCTTAG
- a CDS encoding (2Fe-2S)-binding protein: MFLCVCNAITDDQVQWAVRERGAESVDEVFEALEARPDCRRCLGFMAEAVLAIRAGEPVRVGHDPLATPWGCRGRCRPAWGEATEVAKAS, translated from the coding sequence ATGTTCCTTTGCGTCTGCAACGCCATCACCGATGACCAGGTCCAGTGGGCCGTGCGGGAGCGCGGCGCGGAATCGGTCGACGAGGTCTTCGAGGCACTGGAGGCGCGACCCGACTGCCGGCGCTGCCTGGGGTTCATGGCGGAGGCCGTCCTGGCCATTCGGGCGGGAGAGCCCGTGCGCGTGGGGCACGATCCCCTGGCCACGCCCTGGGGCTGCCGTGGCCGCTGCCGGCCGGCCTGGGGCGAAGCCACCGAAGTCGCCAAGGCGAGTTGA
- a CDS encoding HD domain-containing protein gives MTQPFPWSDPLLARLRAHLAGEPFPRDAAHDLGHILRVARLAQALAEAEHAEVDICVAAALLHDLVYRPKNHPESPRTAQLAAELVPQWCRETPGLEAKAEAIAAAVASHSWSGGLVPTSLEAAVVQDADRLEALGAIGIARVFATGASFGAGLWHSEDPWAASRELDDKRWSLDHFERKLLKLAAGMKTAAGRRLAEGRQRTLLAYLEALRAELAGDHG, from the coding sequence GTGACGCAGCCCTTCCCCTGGTCCGACCCGCTGCTGGCGCGCCTGCGCGCCCACCTGGCCGGCGAACCCTTCCCCCGGGACGCGGCCCACGACCTGGGTCACATCCTGCGGGTGGCCCGCCTGGCCCAGGCCCTGGCCGAGGCCGAGCATGCGGAGGTCGACATCTGCGTCGCCGCCGCCCTCCTCCACGACCTGGTCTACCGCCCCAAAAACCACCCGGAATCCCCCCGCACGGCCCAGCTGGCCGCGGAGCTCGTACCCCAGTGGTGCCGGGAGACACCCGGCCTGGAGGCGAAGGCCGAGGCCATCGCCGCGGCGGTGGCCAGCCACAGCTGGAGTGGGGGTCTGGTTCCCACCAGCCTGGAGGCCGCCGTGGTGCAGGATGCGGACCGTCTGGAGGCCCTGGGCGCCATCGGCATCGCCCGGGTCTTCGCCACGGGCGCCAGCTTCGGAGCCGGGCTCTGGCATTCCGAGGATCCCTGGGCCGCGAGCCGTGAACTCGACGACAAGCGCTGGAGCCTCGACCATTTCGAGCGAAAGCTCCTCAAGCTCGCCGCTGGCATGAAGACCGCGGCGGGGCGGCGGCTCGCCGAGGGCCGCCAGCGGACCCTGCTCGCCTACCTCGAGGCCCTCCGGGCCGAGCTTGCCGGCGACCACGGATAG
- a CDS encoding 6-carboxytetrahydropterin synthase produces the protein MAFTLSLRRPFVADHFHDLPGFQEDRHGHNWEVEAAVELASEADEPAFAKALEAWTEGVDYRLLNGLEALSKRNPTAEALAEMAFRHLQAAALRPRWVRIREKANYWALCRGDGAS, from the coding sequence ATGGCCTTCACCCTTTCCCTCCGGCGTCCCTTCGTGGCCGACCACTTCCACGACCTTCCCGGCTTCCAGGAGGATCGCCACGGCCACAACTGGGAGGTGGAGGCGGCCGTGGAGCTGGCCTCGGAGGCCGATGAACCCGCGTTCGCGAAGGCGCTGGAGGCCTGGACCGAGGGCGTGGACTACCGCCTGCTGAACGGACTGGAGGCCCTGTCGAAGCGGAACCCCACGGCCGAGGCCCTCGCCGAGATGGCCTTCCGCCACCTGCAGGCGGCCGCCCTGCGGCCCCGCTGGGTGAGGATCCGCGAAAAGGCCAACTACTGGGCCCTCTGCCGGGGGGACGGGGCCTCATGA